From Saccharothrix espanaensis DSM 44229, the proteins below share one genomic window:
- a CDS encoding non-ribosomal peptide synthetase: MDSASIQARFTAQAARTPDAPALSLAGVKTGYRDLAERSDRLARRLVALGAGPERPVVVLVERSPELVVATLAVLKAGSFYVPLHHAHPAHRRQQVVDRFDRPLLLVDGPSSRGGVPERCRVVLTNDSADPGDVDFGDVELPAGDPDRAAYVMFTSGSTGEPKGVTVTHRGVLGLVSDPLWDSDAYERTLMVSPYAFSMSTFELWVPLLHGREIVLYPGADLDLAALGEVIARERVTAAHITAGLFRVLAEESPRLVAPLREVMTGGDVVSPSAVARVLDACPDLVVRVMYGATETNLFVTNAPITAPYQPEARVPIGTPLRDKRVHLLDEQRRPVADGAVGELFVAGELARDYLGRPGLTAERFGPDPFAGDGGRLYRTGDLARCRPDGRLELLGRADDQLKVRGFRVEPGEVEALLAAHPAVRHAAVVPRAVSDDKQLVAYVVAASEVTPAVLRRHVAAQAPDYLVPAAVVLLPELPLSPNGKLDRAALPDPSTVEHDETPGSETEEYLRAVFAETLDLRSVGLDDDFFDLSGQSMQAIRMIARIERKTGVSVTIATFYDNPTPAMLAEQIDKERATGSPVS, encoded by the coding sequence ATGGACTCTGCTTCCATCCAGGCACGGTTCACCGCGCAGGCCGCCCGCACGCCGGACGCGCCCGCGCTGTCCCTGGCCGGTGTCAAGACCGGCTACCGGGACCTGGCCGAGCGCTCCGACCGGCTGGCCCGGCGACTGGTCGCGCTGGGCGCCGGACCGGAACGGCCGGTGGTGGTGCTGGTGGAACGCTCGCCGGAGCTGGTGGTGGCGACGCTGGCGGTGCTGAAGGCCGGTTCCTTCTACGTGCCGCTGCACCACGCCCACCCCGCGCACCGCCGGCAGCAGGTGGTCGACCGGTTCGACCGCCCGCTGCTGCTGGTGGACGGTCCGTCGTCGCGGGGCGGGGTGCCGGAGCGCTGTCGCGTCGTGCTGACAAACGACTCCGCCGACCCTGGTGACGTCGACTTTGGTGACGTCGAGCTGCCGGCGGGCGATCCGGATCGGGCCGCGTACGTGATGTTCACGTCGGGCTCGACCGGCGAGCCCAAGGGCGTCACGGTCACCCACCGGGGCGTGCTGGGCCTGGTGTCGGACCCGTTGTGGGACTCGGACGCGTACGAGCGGACGCTCATGGTGTCCCCGTACGCGTTCAGCATGTCGACCTTCGAGCTGTGGGTCCCGTTGCTGCACGGGCGGGAGATCGTGCTCTACCCCGGTGCCGACCTCGACCTGGCCGCGCTGGGCGAGGTGATCGCCCGGGAACGGGTCACCGCCGCGCACATCACCGCCGGGCTGTTCCGGGTGCTGGCCGAGGAGTCGCCGCGGCTGGTCGCCCCGCTGCGCGAGGTGATGACCGGCGGCGACGTCGTCTCGCCGTCGGCCGTGGCGCGGGTCTTGGACGCGTGTCCCGACCTCGTCGTGCGGGTGATGTACGGCGCGACCGAGACGAACCTGTTCGTCACCAACGCCCCGATCACCGCGCCCTACCAGCCGGAGGCGCGGGTGCCGATCGGGACACCGTTGCGGGACAAGCGGGTCCACCTGCTCGACGAGCAGCGGCGACCGGTCGCCGACGGCGCGGTGGGTGAGCTGTTCGTGGCCGGCGAGCTGGCCCGCGACTACCTGGGGCGACCGGGCCTGACCGCCGAGCGGTTCGGGCCGGACCCGTTCGCGGGCGACGGCGGCCGGCTCTACCGCACCGGCGACCTGGCGCGGTGCCGGCCGGACGGGCGGCTGGAACTGCTCGGCCGGGCGGACGACCAGCTCAAGGTGCGCGGGTTCCGGGTCGAGCCGGGCGAGGTGGAGGCGCTGCTGGCGGCGCACCCGGCCGTCCGGCACGCGGCGGTCGTGCCGCGCGCGGTGTCCGACGACAAGCAGCTCGTCGCCTACGTCGTGGCGGCCTCCGAAGTGACGCCCGCCGTGCTGCGCCGGCACGTGGCGGCCCAGGCGCCGGACTACCTGGTGCCCGCGGCGGTCGTGCTGCTGCCGGAGCTGCCCCTGAGCCCCAACGGGAAGCTGGACCGCGCCGCCCTGCCCGATCCGTCCACAGTGGAGCACGACGAGACGCCGGGCTCGGAGACCGAGGAGTACCTGCGGGCGGTGTTCGCCGAAACCCTCGACCTGCGGTCGGTCGGTCTTGACGACGACTTCTTCGACCTGTCCGGGCAGTCCATGCAGGCCATCCGGATGATCGCGCGCATCGAGCGCAAGACCGGGGTCTCGGTGACCATCGCGACCTTCTACGACAACCCCACGCCCGCGATGCTCGCCGAACAGATCGACAAGGAGCGCGCCACCGGCTCCCCCGTGTCGTGA
- a CDS encoding O-methyltransferase: MKLELTMTEALHDYVTAISPPEPEPLRAVREEAGYLGAGMMQVPAQEARFLATLVKAVGARRTLEVGVFTGYSLLATVLALPPDGQVVALDLSEEWTSLAMAHCRRAGVAHQVDLRIGDARETLAALVAEQGAAGSFDFAFIDANKEGYADYFDGALALLRPGGVIVVDNVLWHGAVADPDATDSETAAVRAFNERVRNDKRIDYAVLPLADGMTVAVKR; encoded by the coding sequence ATGAAACTGGAACTGACCATGACGGAGGCGTTGCACGACTACGTCACCGCGATATCGCCGCCGGAACCCGAGCCGCTGCGCGCGGTGCGCGAGGAGGCGGGCTACCTCGGGGCCGGGATGATGCAGGTGCCGGCGCAGGAAGCCCGGTTCCTGGCCACCCTGGTCAAGGCCGTGGGTGCGCGCCGGACGCTGGAGGTCGGCGTGTTCACCGGCTACAGCCTGCTGGCCACGGTGCTCGCGCTGCCGCCGGACGGACAGGTCGTCGCGCTGGACCTCAGCGAGGAGTGGACATCGCTGGCGATGGCGCACTGCCGGCGCGCGGGCGTCGCGCACCAGGTCGACCTGCGCATCGGCGACGCCCGCGAGACGCTCGCCGCACTGGTCGCCGAACAGGGCGCGGCCGGGTCGTTCGACTTCGCGTTCATCGACGCGAACAAGGAGGGCTACGCCGACTACTTCGACGGCGCGCTGGCCCTGCTCCGGCCGGGCGGCGTGATCGTGGTGGACAACGTGCTGTGGCACGGCGCGGTGGCCGACCCCGACGCGACCGACTCCGAGACGGCGGCCGTGCGCGCCTTCAACGAGCGCGTGCGCAACGACAAGCGCATCGACTACGCCGTGCTGCCGCTGGCCGACGGGATGACCGTGGCGGTCAAGCGGTGA
- a CDS encoding alpha/beta fold hydrolase, with amino-acid sequence MHTVTSKDGTPISVDRFGEGPPLVLIEGALNDLATTVPLGTLLSSRFTVFAYDRRGRGASGDVQPYSVDREIEDLDAVLAETGEPPYVFGNCSGGALVLEAAARGREFAALALYEPPYSLPEDRSLPARYSARLESFIAEGRRGDALELFMKGCADLTDEAVTQVRSSPMWAGLETLAPTLRYDDALMGDCSLPVERLSKVRTPTLVIDGGDSLPWARNGVQALADVLPNGRRHSMPGHTHLLVPDAVAPLLVDFFTGTRV; translated from the coding sequence ATGCACACTGTCACGTCAAAGGACGGGACGCCCATCAGCGTCGACCGGTTCGGCGAAGGGCCGCCGCTGGTCCTGATCGAAGGCGCGCTCAACGACCTGGCGACCACGGTGCCGTTGGGCACGCTGCTGTCCTCGCGGTTCACCGTGTTCGCCTACGACCGGCGCGGGCGCGGCGCGAGCGGCGACGTCCAGCCGTACTCGGTGGACCGCGAGATCGAGGACCTCGACGCGGTGCTCGCCGAGACCGGTGAGCCGCCGTACGTGTTCGGCAACTGCTCGGGCGGCGCGCTGGTGCTGGAGGCGGCGGCGCGGGGACGCGAGTTCGCCGCGCTGGCCCTGTACGAGCCGCCCTACTCGCTGCCCGAGGACCGCAGCCTGCCGGCGCGCTACTCGGCGCGGCTGGAGTCGTTCATCGCCGAGGGGCGGCGCGGCGACGCGCTGGAGCTGTTCATGAAGGGGTGCGCGGACCTCACCGACGAGGCCGTCACGCAGGTCCGGAGTTCGCCGATGTGGGCGGGGTTGGAGACCCTCGCGCCGACGTTGCGCTACGACGACGCGTTGATGGGCGACTGCTCGCTGCCGGTGGAGCGGCTGTCCAAGGTGCGCACGCCGACGCTGGTGATCGACGGCGGCGACAGCCTGCCGTGGGCGCGCAACGGGGTGCAGGCACTGGCGGACGTGCTGCCCAACGGGCGGCGGCACTCCATGCCGGGGCACACCCACCTGCTCGTGCCCGACGCCGTCGCTCCCCTGCTGGTCGACTTCTTCACCGGCACGCGCGTCTAG
- a CDS encoding DUF899 family protein, whose product MTSIKSVTREEWAAARKELYDREAELIRVRDEVSEHRRALPGVLVDQDYVFASEHGERTLLDLFDGRRQLIVYHYMVPMETGRFCTSCAFWIDNVGHLAHLWARDTSFVVDCPVPLDEGLAFKDRMGWQVPWVSSHGTSFYQDHFVDFADGERIQPGVSVYFRDDDDRIHRTYSTLITGGEMLNSTYHYLDLTPLGRQEEGLGFKHDWVRYHDDYHA is encoded by the coding sequence ATGACCTCGATCAAGTCGGTGACCCGCGAGGAGTGGGCCGCCGCGCGCAAGGAGCTCTACGACCGCGAGGCCGAGCTGATCCGGGTCCGGGACGAGGTGAGCGAGCACCGCCGCGCGCTGCCCGGCGTGCTGGTCGACCAGGACTACGTCTTCGCCTCGGAGCACGGCGAGCGCACGCTGCTCGACCTGTTCGACGGGCGGCGGCAGCTGATCGTCTACCACTACATGGTCCCGATGGAGACCGGCCGGTTCTGCACGTCCTGCGCGTTCTGGATCGACAACGTCGGGCACCTGGCGCATCTGTGGGCGCGCGACACCAGCTTCGTGGTCGACTGCCCGGTGCCGCTGGACGAGGGGCTGGCGTTCAAGGACCGGATGGGCTGGCAGGTCCCGTGGGTGTCGTCGCACGGCACCTCCTTCTACCAGGACCACTTCGTCGACTTCGCCGACGGCGAGCGGATCCAGCCCGGCGTGAGCGTGTACTTCCGGGACGACGACGACCGGATCCACCGGACCTACTCGACGTTGATCACCGGCGGCGAGATGTTGAACTCCACCTACCACTACCTCGACCTGACCCCGCTGGGCCGGCAGGAGGAGGGCCTGGGGTTCAAGCACGACTGGGTCCGCTACCACGACGACTACCACGCCTGA
- a CDS encoding DUF899 domain-containing protein produces MVLPPAVSRAQWVDARKELLRKEKELTKARDALSVERRALPMVRVDKEYVFEGPEGKVTLPDLFDGCRQLIVSHFMFNPDWDEGCSSCSAGADDMSAGRLRHLRSRDTAFVYVSRAPLAKLVAYKERKGWDFPWYSSFGSDFNYDFHVTMDDSVLPAEYNYKTIPEHRADGTGYYFVGEQPSEQPGLSCFLRAGGDVFHTYSAYGRGTEMNLGAYAYLDLTALGRQEDWEEPTGRVPQTHPAAPDFRS; encoded by the coding sequence ATGGTGCTGCCACCCGCGGTGTCCCGCGCGCAGTGGGTCGACGCGCGCAAGGAGTTGCTGCGCAAGGAGAAGGAGCTGACCAAGGCCCGTGACGCGCTCAGCGTCGAGCGGCGCGCGCTGCCGATGGTGCGCGTCGACAAGGAGTACGTGTTCGAAGGGCCGGAGGGGAAGGTGACGCTGCCCGACCTGTTCGACGGGTGCCGCCAGCTCATCGTCAGCCACTTCATGTTCAACCCGGACTGGGACGAGGGCTGCTCCAGCTGCTCGGCCGGGGCCGACGACATGTCCGCCGGCAGGCTGCGACACCTGCGGTCCCGTGACACGGCGTTCGTGTACGTCTCCCGCGCGCCGCTGGCGAAGTTGGTGGCCTACAAGGAGCGCAAGGGCTGGGACTTCCCGTGGTACTCGTCGTTCGGCAGCGATTTCAACTACGACTTCCACGTGACGATGGACGATTCGGTGCTGCCCGCCGAGTACAACTACAAGACCATCCCCGAGCACCGCGCGGACGGCACCGGCTACTACTTCGTCGGCGAGCAGCCGTCGGAGCAGCCCGGCCTGAGCTGCTTCCTGCGTGCCGGCGGCGACGTCTTCCACACCTACTCGGCCTACGGTCGCGGCACGGAGATGAACCTCGGCGCGTACGCCTACCTCGACCTGACCGCGTTGGGGCGCCAGGAGGACTGGGAAGAGCCCACCGGCCGGGTGCCGCAGACCCACCCGGCCGCACCGGACTTCCGTTCCTGA
- a CDS encoding 4-hydroxyphenylacetate 3-hydroxylase N-terminal domain-containing protein, translating to MAEQPTRETRPLTGEEYLAGLRDGREIYLYGDRVKDVTEHAAFRNPARMTARLYDALHDPAAKGVLTRPTDTGSDGYTHPFFTTPRSVDDLVADQRAIAEWARMSYGWMGRSPDYKASFLGTLGANADFYAPFEDNARRWYRESQEKVLFWNHAIVHPPVDRDRPADEVSDVFVHVEKETDAGLVVSGAKVVATGSALTHYNFVAHWGLPIKDKRFALVATVPMNAAGVKLICRTSYSANAAVTGRPFDYPLSSRLDENDTILVMDKVLIPWENVFIYGNIGKVQAFTGQSGFNERTTFHGCVRLAVKLEFIAGLLARALEITGARNFRGIETRLGEVLAWRNLFWGLSDASARNPLPWRNGALLPNPDYGMAYRWFMQLGYSRVREIVLQDVASGLIYVNSSADDFKNEDLRPYLDKYLRGSNGVEAVDRAKVMKLLWDTVGTEFAGRHELYERNYSGNHENVRIELLNAQVSSGKLAGYQEFVEQCLSEYDLDGWTVPDLTSVADLSHIRDDMATG from the coding sequence GTGGCCGAGCAACCAACGCGGGAGACCCGCCCGCTCACCGGCGAGGAGTACCTGGCCGGTCTGCGCGACGGCCGGGAGATCTACCTGTACGGGGACCGCGTCAAGGACGTCACCGAGCACGCGGCGTTCCGCAACCCCGCGCGGATGACCGCCCGGCTCTACGACGCCCTGCACGACCCGGCGGCGAAGGGCGTGCTGACCCGGCCCACCGACACCGGCAGCGACGGCTACACCCACCCGTTCTTCACCACCCCGCGCAGCGTGGACGACCTGGTCGCCGACCAGCGCGCCATCGCCGAGTGGGCCAGGATGAGCTACGGGTGGATGGGCCGCAGCCCGGACTACAAGGCCTCGTTCCTGGGAACGCTCGGCGCGAACGCCGACTTCTACGCGCCGTTCGAGGACAACGCCCGGCGCTGGTACCGGGAGTCGCAGGAGAAGGTGCTGTTCTGGAACCACGCGATCGTGCACCCGCCGGTGGACCGCGACCGGCCCGCCGACGAGGTGTCGGACGTGTTCGTCCACGTGGAGAAGGAGACCGACGCCGGGCTGGTGGTCAGCGGCGCGAAGGTGGTCGCGACCGGGTCGGCGCTGACCCACTACAACTTCGTCGCGCACTGGGGCCTGCCGATCAAGGACAAGCGGTTCGCGCTGGTGGCCACCGTGCCGATGAACGCGGCGGGCGTGAAGCTCATCTGCCGCACCTCCTACAGCGCCAACGCGGCGGTGACCGGGCGGCCGTTCGACTACCCGCTGTCCTCCCGGCTGGACGAGAACGACACGATCCTGGTGATGGACAAGGTGTTGATCCCCTGGGAGAACGTGTTCATCTACGGCAACATCGGCAAGGTCCAGGCGTTCACCGGGCAGTCGGGGTTCAACGAGCGCACCACGTTCCACGGCTGCGTCCGGCTGGCGGTCAAGCTGGAGTTCATCGCCGGGCTGCTGGCGCGGGCGCTGGAGATCACCGGGGCGCGGAACTTCCGCGGCATCGAGACCCGGCTGGGCGAGGTGCTGGCGTGGCGCAACCTGTTCTGGGGGCTGTCCGACGCGTCCGCGCGCAACCCGCTGCCGTGGCGCAACGGCGCGCTGCTGCCCAACCCGGACTACGGCATGGCCTACCGGTGGTTCATGCAGCTGGGCTACTCGCGGGTGCGCGAGATCGTCCTCCAGGACGTGGCCAGCGGGCTGATCTACGTCAACTCCAGCGCCGACGACTTCAAGAACGAGGACCTGCGGCCCTACCTCGATAAGTACCTGCGCGGCTCGAACGGGGTCGAGGCCGTGGACCGCGCCAAGGTGATGAAACTGCTGTGGGACACCGTCGGCACCGAGTTCGCCGGGCGGCACGAGCTCTACGAGCGCAACTACTCCGGCAACCACGAGAACGTGCGGATCGAGCTGCTCAACGCCCAGGTCTCGTCCGGGAAGCTGGCCGGCTACCAGGAGTTCGTCGAGCAGTGCCTGTCCGAGTACGACCTCGACGGCTGGACCGTGCCGGACCTGACCTCGGTCGCCGACCTCTCGCACATCCGCGACGACATGGCCACCGGCTGA